A window from Dermacentor albipictus isolate Rhodes 1998 colony chromosome 10, USDA_Dalb.pri_finalv2, whole genome shotgun sequence encodes these proteins:
- the LOC135907392 gene encoding uncharacterized protein: MSGTRTSENSASGPGLEDHPGSSSSLSGLTKAQDLGAARRSPRSVGARRRRFLRYGRMRADRTGNFLLFCLAGMTLAALSCLVILVMRRHNKTMLSLEWRLASALVSRIYRGD; the protein is encoded by the exons ATGAGCGGCACCCGGACCTCCGAGAATAGCGCCAGTGGTCCCGGCTTGGAGGACCACCCAGGAAGCAGCTCTTCCCTGAGCGGCCTGACTAAGGCTCAAG ATCTCGGTGCGGCTCGACGCTCACCTCGTTCCGTTGGGGCTCGCAGGAGAAGGTTCTTGCGCTACGGGAGGATGCGCGCAGACCGGACGGGCAACTTCTTGCTGTTCTGCCTGGCGGGCATGACGCTCGCAGCGCTGTCCTGCCTCGTCATCTTGGTGATGCGCCGCCACAACAAGACCATGCTCTCACTCGAGTGGCGCTTGGCGAGCGCCCTGGTCAGCCGCATCTATCGCGGAGACTGA